From a single Entelurus aequoreus isolate RoL-2023_Sb linkage group LG12, RoL_Eaeq_v1.1, whole genome shotgun sequence genomic region:
- the lg12h11orf68 gene encoding UPF0696 protein C11orf68 homolog produces the protein MMEEEAVTQNEGETEPSFTAATYAAEAMAADMYPWIVFDSKITPKSEFDAWLESNRPSQVCRYGNEESGVSPVGWIAVLGPDDCPGSVDVRSLQEDWDQLVSSGRPVNFQTIKELALNHGVLSGKWLMHMDRGFKVDHAWECVARATLDGKIDQVKVSPHDPVKGGKQVICAYNNNFTDENDVVRLDMHIRASGVKCPLVYKPDVYTYLGIYRNNRWNICPTIYESKFNLECVPRRSRIINKVTNMEVT, from the coding sequence ATGATGGAGGAGGAAGCTGTGACCCAGAATGAGGGGGAAACGGAGCCCTCCTTCACTGCGGCCACCTACGCCGCTGAGGCCATGGCCGCAGACATGTACCCCTGGATCGTGTTCGATTCCAAAATAACCCCCAAGTCCGAGTTCGACGCCTGGCTGGAGAGCAACAGGCCCTCCCAAGTGTGCCGCTACGGAAACGAGGAGAGCGGCGTGAGCCCCGTGGGCTGGATCGCCGTGCTGGGTCCCGACGACTGCCCCGGCAGCGTGGACGTGAGGAGTCTCCAGGAGGACTGGGACCAGCTAGTGTCCAGCGGACGGCCGGTCAACTTCCAAACCATCAAGGAGCTGGCCCTCAACCACGGGGTCCTGTCGGGCAAGTGGCTCATGCACATGGACCGTGGCTTCAAAGTGGACCACGCCTGGGAGTGCGTGGCCCGCGCCACCCTGGACGGCAAGATCGACCAGGTCAAGGTCAGCCCGCACGACCCTGTAAAAGGCGGCAAGCAGGTCATCTGCgcctacaacaacaacttcaccgACGAGAACGATGTGGTGCGGTTGGACATGCACATCCGAGCCTCAGGGGTCAAGTGTCCTCTGGTCTACAAGCCGGACGTGTACACCTATCTAGGGATCTATCGGAACAACCGCTGGAATATCTGTCCTACCATCTACGAGAGCAAATTCAACCTGGAGTGCGTGCCCAGGCGCTCTCGCATCATCAACAAAGTCACCAATATGGAGGTCACTTAG